In one window of Chryseobacterium sp. JV274 DNA:
- a CDS encoding SRPBCC family protein — MDPIKIDITILAPVEKVWNYFNEPKHITKWNFAHESWQCPSSENDLKVGGRFKNRMEAKDKSFGFDFEGVYDEIIPHEVIKYHMEDGRKVEVVFDKIDENTTKVIEIFDPEKQNSVEMQRDGWYAILNNFHKYVENH, encoded by the coding sequence ATGGATCCAATTAAAATAGACATTACAATTTTAGCACCCGTTGAAAAAGTCTGGAATTATTTCAATGAGCCAAAGCATATTACAAAATGGAATTTTGCCCATGAAAGCTGGCAGTGTCCTAGTTCTGAAAATGACCTGAAGGTAGGAGGCAGATTCAAAAACAGAATGGAAGCTAAAGACAAAAGTTTCGGATTTGATTTTGAAGGCGTTTATGACGAAATTATCCCCCATGAGGTGATCAAATATCATATGGAGGACGGACGGAAAGTAGAAGTTGTTTTCGATAAAATAGATGAAAATACAACGAAAGTTATTGAAATTTTCGATCCGGAAAAACAAAATTCTGTGGAAATGCAACGAGATGGCTGGTATGCTATTCTTAATAATTTCCACAAGTATGTTGAGAATCATTAA
- a CDS encoding VOC family protein, with the protein MAKLNPYLNFDGTAEEAFNFYKTVFGGEFVGGIHKMGNAPGTENLSEEEKNRVMHIALPIGGDLLMASDIVPGFGQTLTVGNNNYVSVFPDSRNEADRIFKELSDGGNVEMPIEDQFWGDYFGCFQDKYGVHWMVNYNDEYAK; encoded by the coding sequence ATGGCTAAATTAAATCCGTATCTGAATTTTGATGGAACAGCTGAAGAAGCGTTCAATTTTTACAAAACTGTTTTCGGGGGTGAATTCGTCGGAGGAATTCATAAAATGGGAAATGCTCCCGGTACAGAAAACCTTTCAGAAGAAGAAAAAAACAGGGTAATGCACATTGCTTTGCCTATTGGAGGTGACCTCTTAATGGCATCAGATATTGTTCCGGGTTTTGGGCAGACTCTGACCGTAGGAAACAATAATTATGTTTCTGTTTTCCCGGATTCCAGAAATGAAGCCGACAGAATCTTTAAAGAACTTTCTGATGGCGGAAATGTAGAAATGCCGATTGAAGATCAGTTTTGGGGAGACTATTTCGGATGCTTTCAGGATAAATATGGTGTTCATTGGATGGTGAACTATAATGATGAATACGCAAAATAA
- a CDS encoding alpha/beta fold hydrolase, translated as MNPVEKGYKKVNGIQLYYEIYGSGKPLVLIHGGGSSILYDFKEVIARLEDKFQLIGIDLQNHGRSEHRDIPETFEQDADDVAGLLAELNIGKASFWGFSNGGSTVMQIGHRHPGIVEKLVVASAFYKRNGMIDGFFEGMQEATFESMPEPFKINFLNLNPDFSKLENLFEKDCKRMQTFKDWDDEVLASIQSPTLFISGDQDVMKPEHAAAMWRLVKGSRLMILPATHGVYMMPDFDGSIDVNLINFTVREVEKFINH; from the coding sequence ATGAATCCGGTAGAAAAAGGCTATAAAAAAGTCAATGGAATCCAATTATATTACGAAATCTATGGATCCGGAAAACCCCTGGTTTTAATCCATGGCGGAGGTTCTTCTATTCTGTATGATTTTAAAGAAGTCATTGCCAGACTGGAAGACAAGTTCCAGCTCATAGGGATCGATCTGCAAAACCACGGACGCAGTGAACACCGCGATATTCCTGAAACATTTGAACAGGATGCTGACGATGTTGCCGGACTTTTAGCAGAATTAAACATTGGAAAAGCTTCCTTCTGGGGATTCAGCAATGGTGGAAGTACGGTAATGCAGATTGGTCACCGCCATCCCGGAATTGTAGAAAAACTGGTCGTTGCCTCAGCATTTTATAAAAGAAACGGAATGATAGACGGCTTTTTTGAAGGAATGCAGGAAGCAACTTTTGAATCGATGCCGGAACCTTTTAAAATTAATTTTTTAAATCTCAATCCTGATTTTTCAAAACTGGAAAACCTTTTTGAGAAAGACTGCAAAAGGATGCAGACGTTTAAAGACTGGGATGATGAGGTGCTGGCTTCCATACAATCACCTACATTATTCATCAGCGGTGATCAGGATGTGATGAAACCGGAGCATGCTGCAGCGATGTGGCGTCTGGTGAAAGGCTCCCGGTTAATGATACTTCCCGCAACTCATGGTGTTTATATGATGCCTGACTTTGACGGAAGTATTGATGTAAACTTAATAAACTTTACCGTAAGAGAAGTAGAAAAATTTATAAACCATTAA
- a CDS encoding DinB family protein yields MELVIPAYRMHSQSFMNVLDGISEEDALKRIENKTNHIVWMAGNFVNMRYGLGWVLGIQEEDPYSGLFFQGKALDESFKYPTLTELKENFHKISAKVYQGLYEVTDEELDEIFEIGMNIPFIKETKLNFVGMCIGREDYLCGQIGLMRRILGYPGMKYDVDENLKY; encoded by the coding sequence ATGGAACTCGTTATTCCGGCTTACAGAATGCATTCCCAAAGCTTTATGAATGTTTTGGACGGCATTTCGGAAGAAGACGCGTTGAAAAGAATTGAAAATAAAACCAACCATATTGTATGGATGGCAGGAAATTTTGTTAACATGCGCTATGGCTTAGGCTGGGTGCTTGGAATACAGGAAGAAGACCCTTACAGTGGCTTGTTTTTCCAGGGAAAAGCACTGGATGAAAGCTTTAAATATCCAACTTTAACTGAATTAAAAGAAAACTTTCATAAAATTTCTGCTAAAGTATACCAAGGACTTTATGAAGTAACTGATGAAGAACTGGATGAGATATTTGAAATAGGAATGAATATTCCGTTTATTAAAGAGACAAAACTCAATTTTGTCGGAATGTGTATCGGCCGTGAAGATTATCTCTGCGGGCAGATAGGCCTGATGCGCAGAATTCTGGGTTATCCCGGAATGAAGTATGATGTGGACGAAAATCTTAAATATTAA